The Gemmata palustris genome includes a region encoding these proteins:
- a CDS encoding Ldh family oxidoreductase translates to MPTFSSSTLVTFTQALFESVSVPAADANVVARSLVDANLCGHDSHGVMRVPQYIDFLRKGTYKAGAPLTVISETPAVVAADAGWGLGQVQTYRLLDKLLPKAKALGIAAGTLRNCGHTGRLGEYAEFAAKNNMALFAAVNSHGSGRRVAPPGGTEGRISTNPICMGAPTSNAPVVIDFGTSAAAEGKVRAQFQKKEPAPDGWLIDHTGAPTNDPGVLYSEPRGSLIPFGGTQAYKGFGLGLLLDLLCGGLSGGACSNPTFPLAGQGNAAVFVLFNPALFGGTEHFLKETDSLTAYVRSCPTVAGVNAITLPGDPERFTKQKRLVSGIPVPDGTWELIAKAAAELKVSLPV, encoded by the coding sequence ATGCCGACTTTCTCCTCTTCCACACTCGTCACCTTCACGCAGGCACTGTTCGAGTCGGTGAGCGTTCCCGCGGCCGATGCGAATGTGGTCGCGCGAAGCCTGGTAGATGCGAACCTGTGTGGGCACGATTCCCACGGCGTGATGCGCGTACCGCAGTACATCGACTTCTTGAGGAAGGGGACGTACAAGGCCGGCGCGCCATTAACAGTGATCTCCGAAACTCCGGCCGTCGTCGCTGCGGACGCGGGTTGGGGATTGGGGCAGGTTCAGACCTACCGGTTGCTCGACAAACTGCTCCCCAAGGCCAAAGCGCTCGGGATCGCGGCCGGCACGCTGCGGAACTGCGGTCACACCGGGCGCCTGGGTGAGTACGCGGAGTTCGCGGCGAAGAATAACATGGCCCTGTTCGCGGCGGTGAACTCACACGGTTCGGGCCGCCGCGTTGCGCCGCCGGGAGGCACCGAGGGCCGTATCAGTACCAACCCGATTTGCATGGGTGCGCCAACGTCCAACGCGCCGGTGGTCATCGACTTCGGCACAAGTGCGGCAGCCGAAGGTAAGGTTCGCGCCCAGTTCCAGAAGAAAGAGCCCGCGCCGGACGGCTGGCTCATCGACCACACCGGCGCACCCACAAACGACCCCGGCGTGCTCTACAGCGAACCGCGTGGCAGCCTGATTCCGTTCGGTGGAACGCAAGCCTACAAGGGCTTCGGCCTGGGCTTGCTGCTCGACCTCTTGTGCGGTGGATTGTCAGGCGGAGCGTGTAGCAATCCCACATTCCCGCTCGCGGGTCAGGGAAACGCCGCCGTGTTCGTGCTGTTCAATCCGGCGCTTTTTGGCGGCACTGAGCACTTCCTGAAGGAAACCGACAGCCTCACGGCATACGTCCGCTCGTGCCCGACGGTCGCAGGTGTGAACGCGATCACACTCCCAGGTGACCCCGAACGGTTCACAAAGCAAAAGCGCCTCGTGAGCGGCATCCCGGTACCCGACGGCACGTGGGAACTCATTGCAAAGGCCGCAGCGGAGTTGAAAGTATCGCTCCCGGTGTAG
- a CDS encoding aldose 1-epimerase — protein sequence MAFEVRTTQGGAGDRSGEVYELTNDTGTVRAEVWPQWGFNCLKWQVRQEDNRWADILFHMPDWESNPVPTRSGHPILFPFPGRLRDGRFTFEGKTYQLPLNESTKLHAIHGFTPRNKWRVTDWNGDSEFAFVTGEFNLAKDLPESLSLWPSDFRFSVTYRLYANKLRVDARVENVGSGPLPFGLGYHGYFRLPGMSTPDVADCVLQANVNEVWEVNENNLPTGWRKELPADLNFRQPRAVGSTALDNVFTGVLSSETRNSGFVDLARLSHPNAAGSLRVRADASFRELVLFTPAHRHALAIEPYTCSADASNLQARGIDSGWRILPPGGDWEGAVEYVWEPTEL from the coding sequence ATGGCCTTTGAAGTGCGCACAACGCAGGGCGGGGCGGGGGACCGCAGCGGCGAAGTGTACGAACTCACGAACGACACCGGCACGGTACGGGCCGAAGTGTGGCCGCAGTGGGGGTTCAACTGCCTCAAGTGGCAGGTCCGGCAGGAAGATAATCGCTGGGCCGACATCCTCTTTCACATGCCGGACTGGGAGAGTAACCCGGTCCCGACGCGGAGCGGGCACCCGATACTGTTCCCATTTCCCGGAAGGCTGCGCGACGGGCGTTTCACGTTTGAGGGCAAGACGTACCAGCTCCCGCTCAATGAATCGACGAAGCTCCACGCGATCCACGGGTTCACCCCGCGCAACAAGTGGCGCGTCACGGACTGGAACGGCGATTCAGAGTTCGCATTCGTTACGGGTGAGTTCAACCTCGCGAAAGATCTGCCCGAATCTCTATCGCTATGGCCGTCGGATTTTCGGTTCAGCGTGACGTACCGGCTCTACGCGAACAAGTTGCGTGTGGACGCCCGCGTTGAGAACGTCGGATCGGGACCACTTCCCTTCGGATTGGGCTACCACGGCTACTTTCGGCTTCCCGGAATGAGTACTCCCGACGTCGCCGATTGCGTGCTCCAGGCGAACGTAAACGAGGTCTGGGAAGTGAACGAGAACAACCTCCCGACCGGCTGGCGCAAGGAACTGCCCGCCGACCTCAACTTCCGGCAACCGCGCGCAGTCGGAAGCACCGCCCTCGATAATGTGTTTACGGGCGTGCTGAGTAGTGAGACCCGTAACAGCGGTTTTGTCGACCTCGCGCGGCTCTCGCACCCGAACGCGGCGGGCAGCCTTCGCGTGCGCGCGGACGCTTCTTTCCGTGAACTCGTATTGTTCACGCCCGCCCACCGTCACGCGCTCGCGATCGAGCCCTACACCTGTTCCGCCGACGCCTCGAACTTGCAGGCGCGCGGAATCGACAGCGGGTGGCGGATTCTTCCACCGGGGGGCGATTGGGAGGGGGCCGTCGAATACGTTTGGGAGCCGACCGAACTCTGA
- a CDS encoding serine/threonine protein kinase: MAGTTALGKYRLLNSLGSGSNAEVFLAQPLQHPDFRVVVKRIHDHVVTHPKFRQLFEAEVRSMANFNHPYAVQLLEAAVDDPIGPCLVMEYVPGITLEDLLAKHRRLPPERVGRLLACFCQALQAAHDAGIVHRDLKPSNLMVLNADTERETLKVMDFGFAGFAAKPHIQLAELTGHGPIYAIGTPGYVSPEMVRGDRVDSRSDLYSVGVILYEMLTGRLPFNYDYQDKLLAAHIKESPPKFTKIGRGDVPPMVEAVVQLALCKYPNERQQSARELAMMFGQALGDDYWEAAMPEGWEPMAVAEDDGDAPPPAQVTRASIDPYHVTHEFEAFMPERLAAAKLRGFVEDFGGQVLTSEPGVIRMRLGVPNGYKEAKEGSGLLGWFAARRPSVPRGQEPIELELQMDKPDPGQPRLCVVAAFRPLKDYPPKDQNHWHERCDKLHMALRQYLGA; this comes from the coding sequence ATGGCGGGGACCACGGCGCTCGGCAAGTACCGGCTGCTCAACTCACTCGGCAGCGGGAGCAACGCCGAAGTGTTTCTGGCCCAACCGCTCCAGCACCCCGATTTCCGCGTCGTGGTGAAGCGCATCCACGATCACGTTGTCACGCATCCGAAGTTCCGCCAGCTCTTTGAGGCGGAAGTTCGGTCGATGGCGAACTTCAATCACCCCTATGCGGTGCAACTCCTCGAAGCCGCGGTCGATGACCCGATCGGCCCGTGCCTCGTGATGGAGTACGTGCCCGGGATCACGCTCGAAGACCTACTCGCCAAGCACCGCCGACTCCCGCCGGAGCGCGTGGGGCGGTTGCTGGCGTGCTTCTGTCAGGCGCTCCAGGCCGCGCACGACGCGGGGATCGTTCACCGCGACCTGAAGCCCTCGAACTTAATGGTACTGAACGCGGACACGGAACGGGAAACGCTCAAGGTCATGGACTTCGGGTTCGCCGGGTTCGCCGCGAAGCCGCACATTCAGCTCGCCGAACTCACGGGACACGGCCCGATCTACGCGATCGGCACCCCCGGCTATGTGAGCCCGGAGATGGTCCGCGGCGATCGCGTCGACTCGCGCAGCGACCTCTACTCGGTCGGTGTAATCCTGTACGAGATGCTCACGGGTCGGTTGCCGTTCAACTACGACTATCAGGACAAGCTCCTCGCGGCCCACATCAAGGAGTCGCCGCCCAAGTTTACCAAGATCGGGCGCGGGGACGTTCCGCCGATGGTCGAAGCGGTGGTACAGCTCGCACTGTGCAAGTACCCGAACGAGCGCCAGCAGTCCGCGCGCGAACTCGCCATGATGTTCGGTCAGGCACTCGGTGACGATTACTGGGAAGCCGCGATGCCCGAGGGCTGGGAGCCGATGGCGGTCGCGGAAGACGACGGTGATGCACCCCCACCGGCTCAGGTGACGCGGGCATCGATCGATCCCTACCACGTGACCCACGAGTTCGAGGCGTTCATGCCGGAGCGCCTTGCCGCGGCCAAGCTCCGCGGGTTCGTGGAGGATTTCGGCGGGCAGGTGCTCACGAGCGAACCCGGGGTGATTCGGATGCGCCTCGGCGTCCCTAACGGTTACAAGGAAGCCAAAGAGGGCAGCGGCCTCCTCGGGTGGTTCGCCGCGCGCCGGCCTTCCGTGCCACGTGGTCAGGAGCCGATCGAACTCGAACTCCAGATGGACAAGCCCGACCCCGGCCAACCGCGGTTGTGTGTTGTTGCGGCCTTTCGCCCACTCAAGGACTACCCGCCGAAGGACCAGAACCACTGGCACGAGCGCTGCGACAAACTTCACATGGCGCTGCGGCAGTATTTGGGGGCGTAA
- a CDS encoding class I SAM-dependent rRNA methyltransferase has product MNSEIAPIPVVALKIERRSSHPWIFQKMVEKPAARIAPGSIVDIQDKNGLWVARGFYNGHSRITLRVLTTKQDEAVDADYFARKIAAAVAFRREALKLDDVTNAYRLVHSEADALSGLIVDRFGDTIVLEFFAAGMYKQRGVIMDALRAHYPAARFYYFAEEHVGKQESFDCRAPEPPPPDVITEHGLKFRVAPGSKHKTGFFVDQRDNRKTLSEFCRGKRVLDICCNTGGFGVYAKALGGASEVVGLDLDEQALDMAKQNAKLNGAQIRYVQADLFAWLRDIIPNGEKFDTVVLDPAKLTRDREDVEQALKKYCDMNRLALHVVKPGGVLLTCSCTGLVSEYDFLESIRRAAWQAGRTIQVFKITGAASDHPFLLHVPEGRYLKAVFCRVE; this is encoded by the coding sequence ATGAACTCCGAAATTGCTCCGATTCCCGTTGTTGCGCTGAAGATCGAGCGTCGATCGTCGCACCCCTGGATCTTCCAAAAGATGGTCGAGAAGCCCGCTGCGCGCATCGCGCCGGGCAGCATCGTCGACATTCAGGACAAGAACGGCCTGTGGGTCGCCCGCGGCTTCTACAACGGCCACTCGCGCATAACACTCCGCGTACTCACCACGAAGCAAGACGAAGCCGTGGACGCGGACTACTTCGCGCGGAAGATTGCCGCCGCGGTCGCGTTCCGGCGCGAGGCCCTCAAACTCGACGACGTGACAAACGCTTACCGCCTCGTCCACTCCGAGGCCGATGCACTCAGTGGGCTGATCGTGGATCGCTTCGGCGACACGATCGTGTTGGAGTTCTTCGCGGCCGGCATGTACAAGCAGCGCGGCGTGATTATGGACGCCCTCCGCGCGCACTACCCCGCTGCGCGGTTCTACTACTTTGCCGAAGAACACGTCGGCAAGCAAGAATCGTTCGACTGCCGCGCGCCCGAACCACCGCCGCCCGACGTGATTACCGAACACGGACTGAAGTTCCGCGTGGCTCCTGGGAGCAAGCACAAAACGGGCTTCTTCGTCGACCAGCGCGACAACCGCAAGACCCTCTCCGAGTTCTGCCGCGGGAAGCGCGTGCTGGACATCTGCTGCAACACGGGCGGTTTCGGCGTGTATGCGAAGGCGCTCGGCGGCGCGTCGGAGGTGGTCGGGCTGGACCTCGATGAACAAGCGCTCGACATGGCGAAACAGAACGCCAAACTGAACGGCGCCCAGATCCGCTACGTACAAGCCGACCTGTTCGCGTGGCTGCGAGACATCATCCCGAACGGCGAGAAGTTCGATACGGTCGTACTCGACCCTGCGAAGCTCACTCGCGACCGCGAAGACGTCGAGCAGGCGCTGAAAAAATATTGCGACATGAACCGGCTCGCGCTGCACGTGGTGAAGCCCGGCGGCGTGTTGCTCACGTGTTCCTGCACCGGGCTGGTGAGTGAATACGACTTCCTCGAGTCGATTCGCCGGGCCGCGTGGCAGGCCGGGCGCACGATCCAGGTGTTCAAGATCACCGGTGCGGCTTCGGACCACCCGTTCTTGTTGCACGTGCCCGAAGGCCGCTACCTGAAGGCCGTGTTCTGTCGCGTCGAGTAA
- a CDS encoding VWA domain-containing protein — MTLLEPLWLLLAVPLLAALVRYPLPGRLLNGLRVAIVLLTIAALAGLALRFPSRAGTVVVVVDRSRSMPAGSDADHKELIDLLHSAMGSNDRLAVVSFGETVVVERAPSSDKFTGFTHEVGADGSNLGEGIDAALSLVPKDAPGRVLVLSDGRWTGRDPSALAGLAADRRIAVDYRHRSRPTAGDLAVARVDAPTAVAPGEGFLITAWVQSPVEDTIRFEVTRGDKVIASGEQRVTAGLNRLTFRDRAAEPGSQNYRVRVRAAADDPVPENNTARVLVGVNGPRPILHLTPTASSGLTALLKSGGLDVRAIQADRFNFTLEELSGYSAVILENVPAEKIGTRNMETLASWVRASGSGLMVTGGKQSYGPGGYYKSPLEPIMPVSMELRQEHRKLALAIVVALDRSGSMAIPAGGGRVKMDLANLGAAQVLDMLGPLDEFGCFAVDTSAHEIAELGLVKDKDRVRDKILRIQSSGGGIYVDEALTASADMIRHAKAGTKHIVLFADAADAEQPGNYKELLANTRKAGITVSVIGLGKNTDKDAALLEDVAKRGGGRIFITDSPEELPRLFAQDTFVVARNSFLEDPVRVQPTAGLAALAGRSFALDRSIGGYNLCYLRPEATLGVVSRDEYKAPVVASWQAGSGRVLCYTGEADGKFAGAFAKSPETGEFYASLARWTAGQSGALADGMAVTQEVRNGVSRIQLHLDPERKAEPFAGVPQLRTLRARPGEAPRTETVPLVWAGPDTLVADVSLEGEETALSTVSVPGQKPQSLPPVCLPFSPEYAPAPLGASDDRGRATLERLARSTGGVERVDLSGVWKDLPRRPRSFPLTPWLLLTAVVCLLLEVLERRTGLVTSAIAAIRPKSFRFRFKRKLIASTPVAVTSKPAAKESTAPSTAPEQPKVVPPPEVKGGLLDAMRQVRDRKRGDG; from the coding sequence GTGACGCTGCTCGAACCCCTCTGGCTGCTGCTCGCCGTGCCACTCCTGGCCGCACTGGTTCGGTACCCGTTGCCCGGTCGGTTGCTGAACGGGCTCCGCGTGGCGATCGTCCTCTTAACCATTGCCGCACTCGCGGGGCTGGCGCTGCGCTTCCCGAGTCGCGCGGGCACCGTCGTCGTCGTCGTGGACCGCAGCCGGTCCATGCCGGCCGGCTCGGACGCCGACCACAAGGAACTCATCGACCTACTACACTCTGCGATGGGCTCGAACGACCGGCTCGCAGTAGTGTCGTTCGGGGAAACGGTGGTCGTTGAACGCGCACCGAGCAGCGACAAGTTCACAGGTTTTACACACGAAGTCGGCGCCGATGGGTCCAATTTGGGTGAGGGGATCGATGCCGCTTTGTCGTTGGTTCCGAAAGACGCACCGGGGCGCGTGTTGGTGCTCTCCGACGGTCGGTGGACGGGGCGCGACCCATCGGCCCTCGCCGGGTTAGCCGCGGATCGCCGCATCGCGGTCGATTATCGCCACCGCAGCCGACCGACCGCGGGCGATCTGGCCGTGGCCCGGGTCGATGCGCCCACAGCGGTCGCGCCCGGCGAAGGGTTCCTCATCACGGCCTGGGTGCAATCACCCGTCGAAGACACCATTCGGTTCGAGGTGACACGCGGGGACAAGGTCATCGCCAGTGGCGAACAGCGCGTGACGGCCGGGCTGAACCGCCTGACGTTCCGCGACCGCGCCGCCGAACCCGGGAGCCAAAACTACCGCGTCCGCGTTCGTGCTGCGGCCGACGACCCGGTGCCCGAGAACAACACCGCTCGTGTACTGGTCGGTGTCAACGGCCCGCGCCCGATCCTGCACCTCACACCGACCGCGTCCTCGGGTCTGACAGCCCTCTTAAAATCCGGGGGACTCGATGTTCGTGCGATCCAAGCAGACCGCTTCAACTTCACGCTCGAAGAACTCTCGGGGTATTCGGCGGTGATCCTGGAGAACGTGCCCGCCGAGAAAATCGGCACACGGAACATGGAGACGCTGGCGAGTTGGGTTCGGGCGAGCGGGTCCGGCCTCATGGTCACCGGTGGGAAGCAGTCTTACGGCCCCGGCGGCTACTACAAATCACCGCTGGAGCCGATCATGCCCGTATCGATGGAGCTCCGCCAGGAGCACCGCAAACTCGCGCTGGCGATCGTTGTCGCCCTCGATCGCTCGGGCAGCATGGCGATCCCGGCCGGAGGGGGGCGAGTGAAGATGGACCTCGCGAACCTCGGCGCGGCGCAGGTGCTCGACATGCTCGGCCCACTGGACGAGTTCGGGTGCTTCGCCGTCGATACCTCCGCCCACGAGATCGCCGAACTCGGTCTGGTGAAAGACAAGGACCGCGTTCGCGACAAGATCCTCCGGATTCAGTCCTCGGGCGGTGGCATCTACGTGGACGAAGCATTGACCGCGTCTGCGGACATGATCCGCCACGCGAAAGCGGGTACCAAACACATCGTGCTATTTGCGGACGCCGCGGACGCCGAGCAGCCCGGAAACTACAAGGAGCTTCTCGCCAACACCCGTAAGGCCGGCATCACGGTGAGCGTCATTGGCCTCGGAAAGAACACCGACAAAGACGCCGCACTGCTGGAAGACGTGGCAAAGCGCGGGGGCGGGCGCATCTTCATCACCGATAGTCCGGAAGAACTCCCGCGGCTCTTTGCTCAGGACACGTTCGTGGTTGCGCGGAACAGCTTCCTCGAAGACCCGGTCCGCGTGCAGCCCACCGCCGGGCTCGCGGCTCTCGCCGGTCGATCGTTCGCGCTCGATCGCAGTATCGGTGGATACAACCTGTGCTATCTGCGTCCCGAAGCCACGTTAGGCGTCGTGAGCCGGGACGAGTACAAGGCACCGGTCGTCGCGTCGTGGCAAGCGGGTTCCGGGCGCGTGCTGTGTTACACGGGAGAGGCGGACGGCAAATTCGCCGGGGCGTTCGCCAAGTCACCCGAAACCGGCGAGTTCTATGCGAGCCTGGCTCGCTGGACCGCCGGGCAATCGGGCGCCTTGGCCGACGGCATGGCCGTGACACAAGAAGTGAGAAACGGGGTGAGCCGAATTCAGTTGCACCTCGACCCGGAACGAAAGGCAGAGCCGTTCGCGGGCGTTCCGCAACTCCGCACGCTGCGCGCGCGTCCCGGCGAGGCGCCGCGAACCGAAACCGTCCCACTCGTCTGGGCCGGACCCGATACGCTGGTCGCCGATGTTTCGTTGGAAGGCGAAGAAACGGCTCTGAGTACGGTTTCGGTCCCGGGGCAAAAGCCGCAATCGCTCCCGCCCGTCTGTTTGCCGTTCTCGCCCGAGTATGCCCCAGCACCGCTCGGCGCGAGCGACGATCGCGGGCGCGCAACACTCGAACGGCTCGCGCGGTCCACAGGCGGTGTCGAACGGGTCGACCTTTCGGGCGTCTGGAAAGATCTCCCGCGGCGCCCGCGATCGTTCCCGCTAACCCCGTGGCTCTTACTCACGGCCGTCGTGTGTTTGCTACTCGAAGTGCTGGAACGGCGAACGGGCTTGGTCACATCCGCCATCGCTGCAATACGACCGAAGTCGTTCCGGTTCCGGTTCAAGAGAAAACTAATCGCCTCTACGCCGGTTGCCGTGACGAGCAAACCGGCCGCGAAGGAATCGACCGCACCGAGCACGGCCCCCGAACAACCGAAAGTGGTCCCGCCCCCCGAAGTCAAAGGCGGTTTGCTCGATGCCATGCGCCAAGTGCGGGATCGCAAGCGTGGCGACGGTTGA
- a CDS encoding vWA domain-containing protein: MLPVLSTPLALLGFAALPALAAIYYLHTRSRLHPVSSLLLWTDARVAPDGGRQVDRPRLPLVFWLELLVLALLALAAAGVHVPATTGAGPLIVVLDDSFSMRAGAPESPRKRAAEALLDDLHRVPRSSVRFVLAGDRPQILGEAVSHTSEIEHLLEGWTCQTATARLDSAVALALEFGGESARVLVLTDHAPEAPLKEGRVRWWALGSAAPNWAFVNASRTAGPRGDRLLIEVANLAPEARSTTLRIEEVQPARELRRSELKVGAGETQRLVLELPEATGTVRAIVDDSELDIDNSASLLAAARKSVTYEVRLADKELRSAFERALKATGTAVPTNLRPQLVLVDGAVVAPDVEDSWAVRVLREPEAEAFTGPFVLDRAHPLTDGLSLTGVVWGAGKGPLSGSPVVMAGNVPLLTDTESATGRHEVQLRLRPDLSTLTQSPAWPALVWNLVHWRASFQPGLQRANVRLGEEAVWTLNTSPGSIEVTKPGGERSTVPVYARRAAIRAERPGVYSLRGGTESADFAANALNRDESDLTKCVTGRWGDELNETTLRNDYRDVTAWFVLVALAIATLHVRLLARKPATGANP; the protein is encoded by the coding sequence ATGCTCCCCGTGCTCTCGACTCCACTGGCGCTCCTTGGGTTCGCAGCGCTCCCGGCGCTGGCGGCGATTTACTACCTGCACACGCGCTCGCGGCTCCACCCCGTTTCGAGCTTGCTCCTGTGGACGGACGCCCGGGTCGCCCCCGACGGCGGGCGCCAAGTCGATCGCCCGCGCCTTCCGCTCGTGTTCTGGCTCGAACTTCTCGTGCTCGCGCTCCTGGCACTCGCGGCGGCCGGGGTTCACGTGCCCGCGACTACGGGCGCCGGTCCCCTCATTGTTGTGCTCGACGATTCGTTCTCGATGCGGGCCGGGGCGCCCGAGTCGCCCCGCAAGCGCGCAGCCGAAGCTCTACTCGATGACCTCCACCGCGTACCGCGAAGTTCGGTGCGATTCGTCCTCGCGGGCGACCGCCCGCAAATCCTGGGAGAAGCGGTTTCGCACACGAGCGAAATCGAACACCTCCTGGAAGGGTGGACGTGCCAAACGGCGACCGCTCGACTCGACTCCGCGGTTGCCCTCGCACTGGAATTCGGTGGGGAATCGGCCCGCGTGCTCGTACTCACCGACCACGCCCCCGAAGCGCCACTAAAAGAGGGGCGCGTGCGCTGGTGGGCACTCGGTTCGGCCGCACCCAACTGGGCGTTCGTGAACGCGAGCCGGACCGCCGGGCCGCGCGGCGACCGTCTCTTAATCGAAGTCGCGAACCTCGCCCCGGAAGCCCGTTCAACGACACTCCGCATCGAAGAAGTGCAGCCCGCCCGCGAGCTGCGCCGCTCGGAGCTGAAGGTCGGCGCCGGCGAAACGCAGCGGCTCGTGTTGGAACTGCCCGAAGCGACGGGGACCGTGCGTGCCATCGTAGACGACAGCGAACTGGACATCGACAATTCCGCGTCACTTCTCGCGGCAGCGCGCAAGTCCGTGACTTACGAAGTGCGACTCGCCGACAAGGAACTGCGGTCGGCGTTCGAGCGAGCACTGAAGGCGACCGGCACCGCCGTCCCCACCAATCTTCGACCACAACTCGTTCTGGTTGATGGCGCAGTGGTCGCACCGGATGTTGAGGATTCCTGGGCCGTGCGCGTGCTCCGGGAACCCGAGGCCGAGGCGTTCACCGGGCCGTTCGTGCTCGATCGCGCGCACCCGTTGACGGACGGGCTTTCGCTGACGGGTGTCGTTTGGGGCGCGGGCAAAGGCCCGTTGTCCGGTTCCCCGGTGGTGATGGCGGGGAACGTTCCGCTCCTCACCGACACCGAATCCGCGACCGGGCGGCACGAAGTCCAGTTGCGCCTCCGACCCGATCTCTCGACGTTGACGCAATCCCCCGCGTGGCCCGCGCTCGTCTGGAACCTAGTTCACTGGCGCGCGTCGTTCCAACCCGGCCTCCAGCGCGCGAACGTGCGCCTCGGTGAAGAAGCCGTATGGACGCTGAACACGTCACCCGGCTCGATCGAGGTCACCAAGCCGGGGGGCGAACGGTCCACTGTGCCGGTCTACGCCCGGCGCGCGGCCATCCGCGCGGAACGGCCCGGCGTCTATTCCTTGCGGGGCGGAACCGAGAGTGCCGACTTCGCCGCGAACGCGCTGAACCGCGACGAATCGGACCTCACGAAATGTGTGACCGGGCGCTGGGGCGATGAACTCAATGAAACGACGCTCCGCAACGATTACCGTGACGTGACCGCGTGGTTCGTATTGGTGGCCCTGGCAATCGCCACGCTGCACGTGAGGCTGTTGGCCCGAAAGCCTGCCACGGGAGCGAATCCGTGA
- a CDS encoding DUF58 domain-containing protein, with amino-acid sequence MSASAFLQKGVVAAQRFTLAAPRHGPANRTGSALGARAGSSLEFRDYRGYEPGDDLRHVDWGAFARNDQLSVKLFREEVAPHLDVLIDGSKSMALAGSAKLQGTLALAGFFAAAAVNAGYSHSGWLLGADAVPLGDHRHRPAEWDAIRFEHRTSPVQALASVAARWRPRSARVLLSDLLWNADPGQAVRMLADRASTAVVVQVLAHADANPPTGGYLRLLDSETDQVREVRIDATAANRYRENLARLQGHWHDACRAAGAVFTTVVAEDVLRDWRLDPLVAAGVLEVG; translated from the coding sequence ATGAGCGCGTCCGCGTTCCTGCAAAAAGGGGTAGTAGCGGCCCAGCGGTTCACACTGGCCGCCCCGCGCCACGGCCCCGCGAACCGCACCGGTTCAGCGCTCGGCGCGCGCGCCGGCTCCTCGCTGGAGTTCCGCGACTACCGCGGGTACGAACCCGGCGACGATTTGCGGCACGTGGATTGGGGCGCCTTCGCCCGTAACGACCAACTGAGCGTGAAGCTGTTTCGCGAAGAGGTCGCGCCGCACCTGGACGTGCTCATTGACGGATCGAAGTCAATGGCACTGGCGGGTTCGGCGAAGTTGCAGGGCACGCTGGCCCTCGCCGGGTTCTTCGCGGCGGCAGCGGTGAACGCGGGGTACTCGCATTCGGGGTGGCTCCTCGGCGCCGACGCGGTACCACTCGGCGACCACCGGCACCGCCCCGCCGAATGGGACGCGATTCGGTTCGAGCACCGCACCAGCCCCGTGCAAGCTCTCGCGAGTGTCGCGGCGCGCTGGCGCCCCCGCAGCGCGCGCGTTCTGCTCAGCGACTTGTTGTGGAACGCGGACCCGGGGCAAGCCGTTCGGATGCTGGCCGATCGCGCATCGACCGCGGTCGTGGTTCAGGTGCTCGCCCACGCCGACGCGAACCCGCCGACCGGCGGGTACTTGCGCCTTCTCGACAGCGAGACGGACCAGGTGCGCGAAGTGCGCATTGATGCGACGGCCGCCAACCGCTACCGCGAAAACCTGGCCCGGCTCCAGGGCCACTGGCACGACGCCTGTCGCGCGGCCGGCGCGGTCTTCACCACCGTCGTGGCCGAAGACGTTCTCCGCGACTGGCGCCTGGACCCGCTCGTCGCCGCGGGGGTGCTAGAAGTCGGGTGA